In Enterobacter sp. 638, a single window of DNA contains:
- the ydfG gene encoding bifunctional NADP-dependent 3-hydroxy acid dehydrogenase/3-hydroxypropionate dehydrogenase YdfG, protein MIILVTGATAGFGESITRRFVANGHKVIATGRRQERLQELKDELGDSILTAQLDVRNRAAIEEMMANLPADWRDIDVLVNNAGLALGMEPAHKASVEDWENMIDTNNKGLVYMTRAVLPGMVERNRGHIINIGSTAGSWPYAGGNVYGATKAFVRQFSLNLRTDLHGTAIRVTDIEPGLVGGTEFSNVRFKGDDAKAGKTYENTEALSAEDVTETVWWVATLPKHVNINTVEMMPVSQSFAGLSVHRG, encoded by the coding sequence ATGATTATTTTAGTTACCGGGGCAACGGCGGGTTTTGGTGAAAGCATCACGCGTCGCTTCGTCGCCAACGGACACAAAGTGATTGCAACCGGCCGTCGTCAGGAGCGTTTACAGGAGCTGAAAGACGAGTTGGGCGACAGTATTTTGACGGCACAGCTCGACGTGCGTAATCGCGCCGCAATCGAAGAAATGATGGCGAATCTGCCTGCGGACTGGCGTGATATCGACGTGCTGGTCAACAACGCCGGTCTGGCGCTGGGCATGGAACCGGCGCACAAAGCCAGCGTTGAAGACTGGGAAAACATGATCGACACCAACAATAAAGGGCTGGTGTATATGACCCGTGCCGTTCTGCCAGGCATGGTCGAGCGCAACCGTGGTCACATCATCAATATCGGTTCCACCGCGGGTAGCTGGCCTTACGCGGGCGGCAACGTCTACGGCGCGACGAAAGCGTTCGTTCGCCAGTTCAGCCTGAATCTGCGTACCGATTTGCATGGCACTGCTATCCGCGTCACGGACATTGAGCCAGGCCTGGTCGGAGGCACCGAGTTCTCTAACGTGCGTTTCAAAGGTGATGATGCGAAAGCAGGAAAAACCTATGAGAACACCGAAGCGCTGAGCGCTGAAGATGTCACCGAAACGGTCTGGTGGGTGGCGACGCTGCCAAAACACGTCAATATCAACACCGTCGAAATGATGCCGGTCAGTCAGAGCTTTGCCGGTTTAAGCGTGCATCGCGGCTGA
- a CDS encoding universal stress protein: protein MYKKILMPVDVFEMDLSDKAVRHAEFLARTDNASITLLNILPNSSRSLLRGFNSDIKKFETFMVSESEKKMNALKRLFAIAPENIKTEVRFGNVRDEIIAMSTKEDYDVIVIGSKTPGMSTHLLGSNAESVIRYAKIPVLVVR, encoded by the coding sequence ATGTACAAGAAAATACTGATGCCTGTTGATGTATTTGAAATGGACTTAAGTGATAAAGCGGTACGCCACGCCGAGTTCCTGGCAAGAACCGATAACGCAAGCATCACGCTGCTGAACATCCTGCCGAACAGCAGCCGCTCTTTATTGCGAGGATTCAACTCTGACATCAAAAAATTCGAGACATTTATGGTGTCGGAATCGGAGAAAAAGATGAACGCATTGAAACGTTTATTTGCTATCGCGCCTGAGAATATTAAAACTGAAGTGCGGTTTGGCAACGTGCGCGATGAAATTATCGCGATGAGTACAAAAGAGGATTACGACGTTATTGTGATTGGGTCAAAAACGCCGGGAATGTCGACACATCTGCTGGGCTCAAATGCGGAATCCGTAATCCGTTACGCCAAAATTCCGGTATTAGTGGTGCGTTAA
- a CDS encoding fructuronate reductase: MENPLLKANATLPQYNRDTLKARIVHLGFGAFHRAHQAVYTDILAAEHGSDWGYCEVNLIGGEQQIADLTAQDNLFTVAEMSADAWTARVVGVVKKALHAQVDGLETVLNAMCEPQVAIVSLTITEKGYCHAPATGQLMFDHPLIAADLQNPHQPKSAPGVVVEALARRKALGLPAFSVMSCDNMPENGHVMRNVTCAYARAVDAELADWIEANVTFPSTMVDRIVPAVTTETLDKIERITGVRDPAGVACEPFRQWVVEDNFVAGRPQWEKAGAELVSDVVPFEEMKLRMLNGSHSFLAYLGYLAGYQHINDCMEDENYRHAAHALMLKEQAPTLKVKGVDLGRYADLLIARYSNPALRHRTWQIAMDGSQKLPQRMLDSVRWHLVNQRSFPLLALGIAGWMRYVGGIDERGNAIEVCDPLLTVIQAAVNGSVEGENRVRALLGIEAIFGKELPLEETFVDAVMKSYLTLVEKGAQATVAQYAAAM, encoded by the coding sequence ATGGAAAACCCGTTATTAAAGGCCAACGCCACGCTCCCACAGTACAATCGCGACACTCTGAAGGCACGGATTGTCCATCTCGGTTTTGGGGCATTTCATCGTGCACACCAGGCGGTTTATACCGATATTTTGGCTGCTGAGCATGGCAGCGACTGGGGGTACTGCGAAGTTAACCTGATTGGTGGCGAGCAGCAGATTGCCGATCTCACTGCCCAGGATAATCTTTTCACCGTGGCGGAAATGTCTGCTGATGCCTGGACCGCACGCGTGGTGGGTGTCGTGAAAAAGGCGCTTCACGCTCAGGTTGACGGCCTTGAAACCGTGTTAAACGCGATGTGTGAGCCACAGGTTGCCATTGTTTCCCTCACCATTACTGAAAAAGGCTACTGCCATGCGCCTGCGACCGGGCAATTGATGTTCGATCACCCGTTAATCGCGGCCGATTTGCAAAACCCGCATCAACCAAAATCAGCGCCGGGCGTGGTGGTTGAGGCGCTGGCGCGACGCAAAGCGCTGGGGTTACCGGCTTTCAGCGTGATGTCCTGCGATAACATGCCGGAAAACGGCCATGTGATGCGCAATGTCACCTGCGCGTATGCACGCGCGGTGGACGCCGAGCTGGCGGACTGGATCGAAGCTAACGTCACTTTCCCTTCGACGATGGTCGACCGCATCGTTCCCGCAGTCACGACCGAAACGCTCGATAAAATTGAACGCATCACGGGCGTGCGTGACCCTGCCGGTGTGGCGTGCGAACCGTTCCGCCAGTGGGTAGTTGAAGACAATTTCGTTGCCGGCCGTCCGCAGTGGGAAAAGGCCGGTGCTGAACTGGTATCCGACGTGGTGCCGTTCGAAGAGATGAAGTTGCGCATGCTGAATGGCAGCCACTCCTTCCTCGCGTATCTCGGTTATCTGGCGGGATACCAGCACATTAATGACTGTATGGAAGACGAAAATTATCGTCACGCCGCACACGCGCTGATGCTAAAAGAGCAAGCCCCAACGCTGAAAGTGAAAGGTGTCGATTTAGGGCGTTATGCCGATCTGCTGATTGCGCGCTACAGCAACCCGGCGCTGCGCCATCGTACCTGGCAAATCGCGATGGATGGCAGCCAAAAACTCCCACAGCGTATGCTGGATTCTGTGCGCTGGCATCTTGTGAATCAGCGTAGCTTCCCGCTGTTGGCGCTGGGGATTGCGGGCTGGATGCGTTATGTCGGCGGTATTGATGAGCGCGGAAATGCAATTGAAGTCTGCGATCCTTTACTGACCGTGATTCAGGCCGCGGTAAACGGGAGTGTCGAAGGGGAGAACCGCGTACGGGCTTTGCTCGGCATTGAGGCTATTTTCGGCAAAGAGTTGCCGCTGGAAGAAACGTTTGTGGACGCGGTGATGAAATCGTATCTGACGTTAGTAGAAAAGGGCGCTCAAGCGACTGTCGCGCAGTACGCCGCAGCAATGTAG
- the ydfZ gene encoding putative selenium delivery protein YdfZ, whose protein sequence is MMTYDRNRNAITTGSRVMINGTGRTGRITAIHTDGLTPAQVRRGKTVEVEGCEGKFEPVELIRLGMH, encoded by the coding sequence ATGATGACCTATGACCGTAACCGTAATGCTATTACGACTGGCAGTCGCGTGATGATTAATGGCACGGGCCGCACGGGGAGAATTACCGCTATCCACACGGATGGCCTTACCCCAGCGCAAGTACGCCGCGGCAAAACGGTGGAAGTAGAAGGATGTGAAGGGAAGTTTGAACCGGTCGAATTGATTCGCCTGGGGATGCACTGA
- a CDS encoding GntR family transcriptional regulator encodes MAAESQLNPTQPVNQQIYRILRRDIVQCLIPPGTPLSEKEVSVRFDVSRQPVREAFIKLAENGLIQIRPQRGSYVNKISLSQVRNGCFVRQAIECAVARRAASLVDDHQCYLLEQNLHQQRIAIERKQLNDFFQLDDEFHQKLAQIADCQLAWDTIENIKATIDRVRYMSLDHVSPPEMLLRQHHDIFTALEKRDGESVEKAMTLHLQEIGESVQLIRMENSDWFTED; translated from the coding sequence ATGGCCGCTGAATCGCAACTCAATCCCACCCAACCTGTTAATCAGCAAATTTATCGCATTTTACGTCGCGATATCGTGCAGTGCCTGATCCCACCAGGAACGCCCCTTTCTGAAAAAGAGGTGTCGGTGCGTTTTGATGTGTCTCGCCAGCCGGTGCGTGAAGCGTTTATTAAACTGGCGGAAAACGGTCTGATTCAAATCCGCCCGCAGCGTGGCAGCTATGTGAATAAGATTTCGCTCTCGCAGGTGCGTAACGGTTGTTTCGTTCGACAAGCGATTGAGTGCGCGGTGGCGCGTCGTGCGGCCTCGCTGGTGGACGATCATCAGTGCTATTTGCTGGAACAAAATCTCCATCAGCAGCGCATTGCTATTGAGCGTAAACAGCTCAACGACTTCTTCCAGCTAGACGATGAATTCCATCAGAAGTTAGCGCAGATTGCCGATTGCCAGCTGGCATGGGACACCATCGAAAATATTAAAGCGACCATTGACCGGGTGCGTTACATGAGTCTGGATCACGTCTCACCGCCTGAAATGCTGTTACGTCAGCATCATGATATTTTCACTGCACTGGAAAAGCGCGATGGCGAAAGCGTTGAAAAAGCAATGACCCTGCATTTGCAGGAAATTGGAGAGTCCGTGCAGTTAATTCGCATGGAAAATAGCGACTGGTTTACCGAAGATTAA